The genomic interval GCTGTTCTCAGGATGCCGGCATGTGGACCGACGCCATCCGCATCTGTAAGGAGTACCTCCCCAACAAGCTGGGCGTGCTGCAGGAGGAGTACGAGAGGGAGACGTCCCGGAGAGGACTGCAGTAAGACCTCACACCACACAGCTTTAACGGAGCCATACCATGAAACTTCTACTCactgaggttttaaatgcattaaactGAAccccaaaacagtattttagacagacagcagagcagagtctcataCACTGTCAAATGCTGgcggtaaaaatgggtttttagAAGTGTTCTGAAAATGGGCAGTGAGGACGCCGGCCGAATGctcagttgttgttgttgcaggGGGGGTGAGGGGCTCCTGGAGCAGGCCCGGGAGTGGGAGCAGTCGGGCGAATACTCCCGCGCCGTGGAGTGTTACCTGAAGGTGAAGGACAGCGCCAACGCCGCGCTGATGGAGAAGTGCTGCATGAAGGTAACGACTGTCCGCAGTACGGCGTCCTCGCCTACAAAGGAGGAGATGTAGGAGGCTTCATCCAGAATCCAGAATCCAGCCCAGCAGCCTCTGCTCCAGCCGGGCTGCCGGGATGACCTCGGAGCTGTGCCGGCTCTCACATGGAGGCCATGGAGTCTCAGAGATCGATGATCCACGGGGATCAGGATTAATCTGGAGCAGCGGCATCTGCTTGAGGGCGGGGCCAGAGGTCACACTGGTTTGCTGCTGGTGTTTGAGGAAAGATCACGCTCCTCAGAGTCGATACTCGACTTCCTGCCGAGAGCTTCCATTACAGCCGGACGGAGGCGGAACGCTGGGGAGCCTCTCAGATCCGTGGAAGAAAGTCCTGCAGTTTATTCAACACCATGaaaacatcccataatagtATTCTAATAATGACGCCTGGAGTGACATCACACCACCTGTTTTAGCATTACTGTTCTNNNNNNNNNNNNNNNNNNNNNNNNNNNNNNNNNNNNNNNNNNNNNNNNNNNNNNNNNNNNNNNNNNNNNNNNNNNNNNNNNNNNNNNNNNNNNNNNNNNNNNNNNNNNNNNNNNNNNNNNNNNNNNNNNNNNNNNNNNNNNNNNNNNNNNNNNNNNNNNNNNNNNNNNNNNNNNNNNNNNNNNNNNNNNNNNNNNNNNNNNNNNNNNNNNNNNNNNNNNNNNNNNNNNNNNNNNNNNNNNNNNNNNNNNNNNNNNNNNNNNNNNNNNNNNNNNNNNNNNNNNNNNNNNNNNNNNNNNNNNNNNNNNNNNNNNNNNNNNNNNNNNNNNNNNNNNNNNNNNNNNNNNNNNNNNNNNNNNNNNNNNNNNNNNNNNNNNNNNNNNNNNNNNNNNNNNNNNNNNNNNNNNNNNNNNNNNNNNNNNNNNNNNNNNNNNNNNNNNNNNNNNNNNNNNNNNNNNNNNNNNNNNNNNNNNNNNNNNNNNNNNNNNNNNNNNNNNNNNNNNNNNNNNNNNNNNNNNNNNNNNNNNNNNNNNNNNNNNNNNNNNNNNNNNNNNNNNNNNNNNNNNNNNNNNNNNNNNNNNNNNNNNNNNNNNNNNNNNNNNNNNNNNNNNNNNNNNNNNNNNNNNNNNNNNN from Oryzias melastigma strain HK-1 unplaced genomic scaffold, ASM292280v2 sc00723, whole genome shotgun sequence carries:
- the LOC112138215 gene encoding intraflagellar transport protein 172 homolog — its product is MWTDAIRICKEYLPNKLGVLQEEYERETSRRGLQGGEGLLEQAREWEQSGEYSRAVECYLKVKDSANAALMEKCCMKVTTVRSTASSPTKEEM